The following proteins come from a genomic window of Lolium rigidum isolate FL_2022 chromosome 5, APGP_CSIRO_Lrig_0.1, whole genome shotgun sequence:
- the LOC124652980 gene encoding probable acyl-activating enzyme 17, peroxisomal, with protein sequence MATAAHKPLAAITAADLAAAGAAADAADALHSALRTALGGSPAAAWAELSRAALRPDLPFAVHRMLYYGCFAGSPSATPPAWTPHPEEAALTNVGRVLEARGRELIGEAYNDPVTSFRDFHKFSNENPEAYWKLVFEEMGITFSVEPSCILRDSNAYPGGEWLPGAVLNAARNCLTAKPGRNSGDVAIVWRDEGKDSEPLNIVTLEELRKQVCLVANALDTLDLAKGSAIAIDMPMNVNAVVIYLAIVLAGYVVVSIADSFAAPAISTRLKISEAKAIFTQDCILRDDKELPLYSRVVEAKAPMAIVIPARGSTPIKGLRTDDLSWQDFLGRADRTKADIYTAVEQPAYQFSNILFSSGTTGEPKAIPWTHLTPLKAAADGWCHMDIRRGDVVAWPTNLGWMMGPWLVYASLLNGASMALYNGSPNSSGFAKFVQDAKVTMLGVVPSIVRTWKNTDCTAGFDWSTIRCFSSTGEASSVDDYLWLMGRACYKPVIEYCGGTEIGGGFVTGSLLQPQALSAFSTPAMGCNMFILDSNGNPLPQDSAGIGELALDPTLFGSSTTLLNADHHEVYFSGMPQWNAKVLRRHGDEFERTVEGYYRAHGRADDTMNLGGIKVSSIEIERICNRVNDTILETAAIGVPPVGGGPEQLTIAVVFRDQSPQAEDLNQLKLLFNSALKKLNPLFKVSSVIVVPSLPRTASNKVMRRVLRKEFTQAKPSKI encoded by the exons ATGGCCACGGCGGCGCACAAGCCCCTGGCGGCGATCACTGCGGCCGACCTCGCCGCGGCGGGGGCGGCAGCCGACGCCGCCGACGCGCTCCACTCGGCGCTCCGGACTGCGCTCGGCGGCTCCCCCGCCGCGGCGTGGGCCGAGCTCTCGCGGGCCGCGCTCCGCCCGGACCTCCCGTTCGCCGTCCACCGCATGCTCTACTACGGCTGCTTCGCCGGGTCCCCGTCCGCCACGCCGCCCGCCTGGACGCCCCACCC CGAGGAGGCGGCCCTCACCAATGTCGGCCGCGTCCTGGAGGCGCGGGGGAGGGAGCTCATCGGCGAAGCCTACAACGACCCAGTCACCAGCTTCCGGGACTTCCACAAGTTCTCCAACGAGAACCCAGAG GCATACTGGAAGCTGGTCTTCGAGGAGATGGGGATCACGTTCAGCGTGGAGCCATCCTGCATCTTGCGCGACAGCAACGCGTACCCGGGCGGCGAGTGGTTGCCGGGCGCTGTGCTGAATGCGGCCAGAAATTGCCTGACCGCTAAGCCCGGGAGGAATTCGGGGGACGTGGCCATTGTGTGGAGGGATGAGGGGAAGGATTCCGAGCCCCTCAACATTGTTACTCTGGAGGAGCTGAGGAAACAAGTTTG CCTCGTGGCGAACGCGCTTGACACGCTGGATCTGGCAAAGGGATCTGCTATCGCAATCGACATGCCTATGAATGTGAATGCCGTTGTTATCTACCTCGCCATCGTGCTAGCAGGATACGTTGTCGTCTCAATTGCCGACAGCTTTGCGGCACCCGCAATATCGACGAGGCTAAAGATATCGGAGGCAAAAGCAATTTTCACCCAG GATTGCATCCTTCGTGATGACAAGGAACTGCCGTTGTATAG TAGGGTTGTGGAAGCCAAGGCCCCTATGGCTATCGTGATACCTGCAAGGGGATCCACACCGATAAAAGGACTCCGTACTGATGACCTTTCCTGGCAAGATTTCCTTGGAAGGGCTGATCGTACAAA GGCTGATATTTACACCGCAGTCGAGCAACCTGCCTACCAGTTCAGTAATATCTTATTTTCATCGGGGACCACAG GGGAGCCAAAGGCGATTCCATGGACTCATTTGACCCCTCTTAAGGCAGCTGCTGATGGATGGTGTCACATGGATATCCGTAGAGGTGATGTTGTTGCGTGGCCTACAAACCTTGGCTGGATGATGGGTCCCTGGCTTGTCTATGCATCGCTACTGAATGGAGCTTCCATGGCGCTGTATAATGGCTCCCCGAATAGTTCAGGTTTTGCAAAGTTTGTACAG GATGCTAAGGTGACAATGCTTGGAGTTGTACCCAGCATTGTTCGCACATGGAAAAATACAGATTGTACTGCAGGATTTGATTGGTCAACCATCAG ATGCTTTAGCTCAACTGGGGAGGCATCAAGTGTGGATGATTATTTGTGGCTGATGGGAAGAGCTTGCTACAAGCCAGTAATCGAGTACTGTGGTGGGACAGAAATCGGTGGCGGATTTGTTACTGGATCCCTGCTGCAACCTCAAGCATTGTCAGCATTCAGTACACCTGCTATGGGTTGTAACATGTTTATTCTAGACAGCAATGGGAATCCTTTG CCACAGGATTCTGCTGGTATTGGAGAACTTGCACTGGATCCAACACTATTCGGGTCATCAACAACACTGCTAAATGCTGATCACCATGAGGTGTACTTCAGTGGAATGCCACAATGGAATGCAAAA GTCCTCCGTAGGCATGGCGATGAATTTGAACGTACTGTGGAAGGATATTATAGGGCTCATGGACGTGCAGATGATACAATGAACCTAGGTGGCATTAAG GTCAGTTCCATTGAGATTGAGAGGATCTGCAACAGGGTGAATGATACCATTCTTGAAACAGCAGCTATTGGGGTTCCACCTGTAGGGGGCGGACCCGAGCAATTAACCATAGCCGTCGTATTCAGGGATCAAAGCCCGCAAGCAGAAGATTTGAATCAACTGAAACTATTGTTCAACTCTGCTCTGAAGAAATTGAATCCTCTTTTCAAG GTTTCATCGGTCATTGTGGTGCCATCGCTCCCTCGAACCGCCTCGAACAAGGTCATGAGGAGAGTCCTACGCAAGGAATTTACCCAGGCAAAGCCCTCTAAAATCTAG